The following is a genomic window from Elaeis guineensis isolate ETL-2024a chromosome 10, EG11, whole genome shotgun sequence.
AAGGCAGGCCTTAGCACAACAATGACGTTGCTCCATTGTGATCTGGGTGTCACAGTTTCAAAACATGGAAACAGCCTCTCCAGGTGGGGATAAGGCTGTGTTTCATAGACCCTGTAGTGTTGGGAACCTCATGCATTGGAATGCCCTATTAGCAAGGATGAGGGAATGGATGTCACGCAAAGGATGTCGATCAAGATGATCAAGGAATAAGTTGATGCCCACTAACTAGGACTGCCAAGCAATCTGTTCATGTGCAGCTTGTGCTCAGCTCAATATTTAGCTTGATATCAGCCCCCACAACAATGAAACAAGTCACATAAGCCAGAATTTTGAGCTCCAAAATAAACAAGTCGAACACGAGCTAGATCCAGCTTCACTCATATTTGGCTTCATACAGCTCAAATATATGTTATAACTACAAGTAAACACTGATGTATCTGTGCAAAATGTTAACTAAcagttataaattaaaatatttcaataaattGTTAAATAttgatgagttctattttgaggAATAAATCTCAGTCACAAGATTATGATCTGACACATAAAATAATAGCAAAAGGCATCAAATGCCCTAAGCTTCCTCCCATCTCCATTTTCCCTTGGATCCGatgtcctctcttcctttctgagACTCCCAAGCAATAACCTCTTCCCCAAGTCCCAGCACCACACCACCCAAGACCTCACTGCTAGCCTTCCTCTCCTGTGGTCCTCTCTGTCACACTGCAACATCACCTACCTTCCCCGACCTTAGTCATCTGCTTCACATCACTATGCCGCTTGTCTTCCACTCTATAGTGGTCCTATCTGACCGACTGCTGTGTTGTCAGCTTTCCCCTCTCCTGTTCCTCTCTGCCCCACCACCACCAACATCACCACCCTCAACTGGATCCTCATGGAGGATAGAGATCAAGGGCTTCTTTCTTTTCTAGGATTTTCATTCCCAAGTTCTGACAACAACAGAAGCCCTCTCTCCAAGTCTCTTAGGTGATGCTTTATTCTCTCCCTAAACTCCCTAGCATCATCTCCACTTCAGCCTATTTCTGGCCTGATCTAGCCAAGCTTGTGTGGTATCGTACTTTAGTGAGCCGAGCTGGAGCTGGCTTTTCCTAGGTTGACTTGAGCTTGAGCTCTTGCTCAAGCTTGGCATATCTAGTTTCTAGCCAAGCTAAGGCCAGGTTGCTCATGTTCAGTTCATTCACACCCCTAACCATAACCATACATCTCGAAATCCTTTCTCAAAACTTGACATAGACCAATCCACACAAACAAAATAACCTACAACATATAATCAGTTGAGTTATGGAACaacattgcttttttttttccctccctcTTAACGGAAAATAAGTTAACTAAATGGGAAGTTACAAGCCTCAGAAAACCTCCTATGCTCAGCTCCTGACCTATCATCCTCAAGTACAAAATAGATTGCTAAACTCCAATAGGCTTGGGTAGAAGAGGACCATTTCCTCATTGGAAAGAAGAGCATCACTGGTCAAGAAAAATCTTTCTGGTGAAGATAATTCCAGCAAATGAGAGAATAAAAAAGATTACAGATGCATGATCCAAGAGGATGTGTTGCTGATTCAAAACAAACAAGTTGGCATGTTTCAAATATGATAATCAACAAATTTAGAGCTTAAGCAACAAAATGAATGTAAATATCTGCCAAAAGAAATTCCAAAGGTCGAGAACAGACCTGTAGCATAAATGCCACAACCAGTACTGTTATAAAGAGGGTAGCTGTCTCAAATAATTGAAAATTCAAGTCCATCCGTTTTCCCATTATCCAACCAACAACCACACAGAaaggaatctgcaatcaccagcAGCAAGTGATATTTAATATCTATGAGACAAGTATCATATATAAACAGCTTATATATATGTCAGTTTCTTCTATCCTTCTAGTAACTGGAGATGCAGCAAAGTTCTGTTTTATAATAGCCAAAAGTAAGAGGGTATCTAGGTAAATTTGCTGCAGCCTGGGTATGATGCAGgagtttcattcaaataactgatTTCTGTATCTTAAGAAAATTCAGGTAACAAGTTAGGCTCGTTCCAGTTGGAGCAAGCATTTTGGTTCCTTTCGGATCTCATACACTTTCCATCATAATTTGAGTTGTTAACAGCCTTGCTGTAGTACACATGCTTAGGATCTACAATAATCTTATTGATCTTTAATAGGATCTGGATTGAATTAGGACTGAACTTTTTATTAGAAGTCAAATGGTAGCTCAATGAAGTGAGTATTAGAGATTTAACCTCACCAAACATGTCCACATATTGACGAAGCTATACAGCTCTCAAGATAAGTGAAATGAAGGCATTTCTGTAGCTTATTTAGTTAGGACTAGATGGCCTAAGATCTAATCCATGTGAGTTAATGGTCTCGGGTACTGTAAGGGTAAATGATCTACAAAAGTAAACAGGACCAAAAAAAACTGTGTTGTAAagcatatttattgatgatattatgaagATTGTTCATTTAAAAGAGTTACCGTTTTTTTAATCATGCAGCACCAGTTATCTTAGTTAACTCCTCCATCATTACAGAATTACATATGCCCAAAATACAATCTCCTTCTTAACTAAAATATAGTTTtgctattgatgatattattatcTTGCTCCTTCCCTCCCGCTTAAGATATTTCTCAAATCCATTAACCAGAAGCAGTCTCAATGTGAGCATCTTCTGTTTCCTACCCACCTTACTTGTaagatcatgaaaaaaaaaaaaagattattttctgCTCAACGACTAAGATATATCAATACTAAATTATCCCCACCTCTCATTCATTTAAGCAAAATTAGCTTCTTCTCAGGAGAAGATAAAAAGATTGTTGGAGGCAGGGGCGGGgtgcctccttttttttttttttttttttttggtgagggCCGGGGGCCGGGggccgggggggggggggtgtggaggATTGCTGTGGCAGTCAATAATGAAGCTCCCCATTTAGTAGTGCCAGTTCATTAGTCCTTTTAAgccttaaaatttaatttatgatagGAAGATGCAATTGAATGCATGCATTATGTATTGATTATAATTATACAGCTGGACTATTTCAGGCCTAGATATAAACCATCTCTTCTAGGGAAGTTCCCGGGGCTCTTTTATCAGGTAGAAAAGCCCCACCCCCTTCACCGCTGATAGACTAAGAATCAATTTTAACATTAGCAGCATAATTTAGACCTGTGAAAATTTTCAGAGCATTACCACAAACATTGATATTTGTGTAGATGATCCAATTGCAACCCCCAATGTTATGTCCTGCAGGAAAGAAAAGATGATGTATATAGAAAACTCACATTGAATGACTTCAGTTATATGAATATGCTTCAAAGCACTTACAAgttcttttaccaaaaaaaaaggcaCTTACAAGTTTATCCTTCATGGCAAACATAATTGCACTAGCATGCTCAGCAGCATTGCCAACAATAGGAAGCAAAATGACACTAATAAAAGACACAGGCAGGTTCAATGAGTCGGATGCTCCCTGAAAGAGAACCAGACAGCATAGTGAGCTATTCATAGAgttatcatcattatatatgaacAATCTTTTATCAAAAAGGCTTGGAACATTCAAGAActcttcaatatttttggatgactAATCTGTTAATGCCTTAACCCTGTCTGCGAGCTAAATCCAAAAGATACACCAACCACAGTAATATACATTGAACCCTTTTCTCTCAGCACACACTAACATACATTAGCAGAATCCCTTTTTTCCATTTAAAGTATGTTAGTTTAGTTGTTACTATTGGCAAAAACACATGTTTTGATAAATTATACAAGAATTTGAACTCTTATCACTatctattttagtcaaattaagCAGACATGTTTAAGGACAACCTAAATGCACAAAGTACACTATTTTAAAAATGTTGAACCTTAGACAAATACATGTTTCCTATACATAGGATCCTAACAATACAAAAAATGATGATGTTCAAAATCGCAATAAACTGAAAACATAAtttgaataattgatattttaCACGAAAGTATACTATATTTAAGGGGTGTCTAAACTACTTATCACATGACAATATCAAAACTCGAATTCAATCAGGCTAGTTTTGGATTTATTAGATTCACAtgggaaaaaaaagggaaaatgcCTTTTTTCCCAAAAAACTTCTATTCATTTCTATTCAAGCACAGTTCCACAATTTTGTTCTTGAACCAGGTTGTATGTCTGTTCATTATAATTTCAGTGTTATAAAAAGAAAAACCTAACAGTAGCATTTAGTATATAAAAAATGGGGAAAAAACATTATCACCTATTTGAATTTTGGAGTGGCCCTTGACTACAATAATTCTCACCATTGATCTTGAAAATGCAATCCTTTTAGCTCACAAAGTACTAAAGTAGCTTTGGTAAATGATTGGGAGGCTCAAGATGTAAAATAGGCAATATTGATGCAGCCCTAGGGTCCCGGATTGCTCATCAAGTGTTTAGGAGCTTTTTGTAGGTTTAGGTAGGTTTAAAGCAAGGATTTAGGTCCCAATAGGATGTCTCGTAAGACACCGAGATGGGATACCATCCCATGTGTTGGGACAGGGGGGTCCTGCTAGCATCCCTGCATCCCAATCAGGACACCTTGGGATATCCTTTGTCCCAAGTGTCAGGATGAGGCGGGATGGCGATGCATCTCATTCCATGGAAAAACCGAGACAGCcccatcccatgggatttaaaaccttagttTAAAGAACAAAGAACAATGCTGTTCAACAAACTGTATGCAGAAAACTGGCAATTTGCAGTGGTATCAATAGATCTATATGCACTATTGTCACAACTCACAATGGCTTTATATTCAGTTTGTGCTTTAGAACAGGATGGCTTTATATCAGGTTTAAACTTTAGGACATGTTTACAGCAAAAGGACTAACAGTCATAATGTTCCAGcacaaaaaatataaagattttcaaACAGAGATAGCATTCAGATCAAATATGGcctttagaatgtgcatgagaacAAATAAAGTGTTGATCAATGGTTCGATTACTTATCATGCAAATCAGTCATAAACagcaaaaaatatcaatttcCAGCAGGTAATAAGCTATACATGGATAAAATGGATAAGACCAAGAAAAGAAGCATATGCATGTgcgcacacacagagagagagagggggagagagagagcgcAAGAAAACACACAAAAGAAGTCTTTCTTGTGTCTAAATCCTCCAAAAATCTAAAAGTACAAGGCACATGGCTCCCCCTTTATAAACCCTAAGCCCCTATTGAAGAAACCCACCATTCCTGATATGTGTGGATTTATTTCAATAAACAATTCAATTGTTAGATTGAGAGACACAAAAGTCCCccctctccattttttttttttcaacatcaGAACTGTAAAGAGATATTTATAAAACCAAACAAAACAGATATGAACAATACAGTTAAGAATAGATAAAACAAGAACTGAATCATTTATTACCTCTATGGCATTAACAAGGTATTCAGAAAGAATGGAGACCCAAATGGTTAAAAAAGCAAGCCATGAAATTGCTTCCCATTGGCCTAACTCTGGAACTTCCACTTCATCAAGATCATCCTCGTTCtgcctctcttcctttcatacccATTAGTTATTGAAATGTACAAGAATTATATACACACGCATACACATATAAATAAACAAAAATATTAAGATTAACAAAAGATGcatgaatggataagaatgaactTAGCTATATCACAAGTCATTAACattgaaaactaaaattacaAAATGCTTCTCTAAGGTTCCTGATTCTCTGGTCATCTATGAAAACATCTTAACTAGaaaaatatgatatcatatattatCTATCTGATAAGGAAACAGAAAGTAACAACACAAAGGAAGCTTTCCAAGAAAATTGAAGCAAAGTTGAGTCCTTAAAAGAGATTAAACCACAGCAATCAGAATTTAGAACAAGTTCCAGAATGATGCGAGAGAGGGTAAGCATGAAAGGGTCCTTTTGTTAGAATCTTGAACAGCGATTCATGCATAAACATGAAAATATTGCATGCAAAAGGAAATCAAATTACTACATTATTAGGGGCAATGATTTATTCAGTGACTGAAAAGCAGATTAGTAAAGCATGAGTTTTAAGCTAGAAGTGTGTTTCTACAGAAACATGAAATCTAGCAGCTCTATAAGGAACACCATAATACACACACAAGAAAATCACAACTTCAAATCTCTCAGGAAGTGACTATAAACAAGAACCATAATTAACAAGCCCTATCTCTTATCTCCTGGACTCGGTGTTTTGACATTCTCGATAATCatataaagaaaaaatccgaTATAACACAAAAAATGAACAAAGAAAGGCCACAAGCTCTCCAAACAATTTAAAATTGTTTCTGCAGTGCAGTTGATAGAACCAAAGTCAACTTCAGACATCTGCATTTGCCAAGTCTGTCTGAATCCTTTTTTTCTTATTCCCATGCACTctcttgtaaaaaaaaataaatgagcaCAATAATTGATCGATCATTGGTGAATTATGATTGACAACCAAGAAGAGTGATGCATCTAGAGAAATATGTGCACAGAACTCATCTCCTACAAGGAGCACCCATTGGTTTTTGTTACTTATTTAAAAAATCATGTTAGTAGTTTACATGGTAATTAGGGAAAGGTAGGTTAGATAACTAACAATTTGCAAATAGTTCTTGAGCTATCATTTGATAATAATTATTCAGTTAGAGTGATAAATCTCTTCTCCTTGAAAGACAGTGTATTGTACCATTGTTAGGAAGAACATAGTGTTCCATGCCATGTCTAAATGATTTTTCAAAATGATCATCATCAACGACTTGTCCTGTCAAACAGGAGTTTATGGCGCATCACTGTAGGAAGAGAAagttccaacaaaaaaaaaaaaaaaagaaaaagacatgaTGCACCAGTGGAAAAAAGACAATATCAGTTCATAAGTAGAGTCAAAGAAAACTGACTAGAAATAAAACCTAAAGATATCAGGCCAAAACATGTATAATGGTGGAATAATAATGTATTTTCAGTCAAAATTATCCAATCTTTGTAATCATTAAGTTAAATTGAATTTTCATTGGATGAAAAAAAATAGTTTCACTATTAATATGCATGCATTCCCCAGCAATTACATAATTAATACCATGTTTATACATGTTAATGCTGGAAGTCAATATTTTCACATGTTCCTCTCATGTAAAATATGAACTTTTATTCCTGAGTGCTGATTCTCAAACCAGATCAGCTGAAGGCATCAATCAAGCAGAAATAGGGTTTTCAAGGAATCAAAGAGAAAATTTAAGCTGACCCAAGGACCATAGTTGTCATCAATGGATTTGTACAATTATTCCGATGAAAATGGTAATTTAACTCAAATCTTTCAGGCAAGATTCGCTATCTCGGTACTGGATCCTATACtgtaccatcctattatagtgttGGTACGTAGTTTGATACAATATGAGACACCATACCGAGTGTCGGTACGGTATGAGACAATGTACCGAGTGTCGGTACAGCATGAGATAACATACCAGTACGAGAGCGGTATAATGGTATGGGGCGGTATGACAAACCATGCTTTCTGGCTTAGTTAGATAACTTACTTCATCAATTGGACTATAAAGATTGCGGTGGCTCTTTAGTTGAAAAACAAGGTAGCTAGCATAAGCTACAAGCATCACACAACTGCTAAACCTTGAAAGAGAAACCTCTGACTCTCCATATTGCACTTCTGAGTGTGTAAAGTGAAGAACAGCTGGAAACAATAGGCCCATTACGGCCATCAGCAGCAATCCAGAATTTACGACTGCAGCTGCCTGTTGTAGATGAATGCTGCCTTTTAATTGTATTTATATATCAGACATCAAACAAGAAAGATCTGCCATATGAATCAAACAGAAACTGCATTCACTGTTTAAATCATTACCTTGTTGAAGACCTGATCTTTCTCGCAATGGACGATCCCACCAGCCAAGAAAGCACAACCAAGAACTAAGAGCATGTTTGATAATATAGAGCCTAGCAATGATTGCTGGACTACACGAATCATTccatttttcaatgcataaaTAGCTATTATCATCTCTGTTGCATTTCCAAATGTAGCATTTAGAAGGCCCCCAACTGCAATCGCCATAATGTATATATGTCATTGACATGCAACTGAAGTCTGGCTCCAGGTAGACATGCTTaggaataaaagaaaaataatgtaGTATGTCCTATTTAAAAagtatatgagttatttaaaaaagAGGACACAATTCTAAATAATGTATACCTGTGGGTCCAGTGTAGAATGCAAGCTGTCTGCACCATAAGAATGATGGCATGTCAATTGGCAAATTGATGAAAGAATTATAGACAAGTCTCCCCAAACAAAAGGAAGAAACAATTCCATACAAACAGCAGGACTTACTCAGTCGCATAACCCAAACGCTCAGCTAATGGAGCTATGCCTATCAAACTGAAGGAAAAAACCAGTCCCTGcaacataaaataataataataatagtaaaaatagtaatactaataataataataataataagaagaagaagaagaagaagaaaacataAGAATGTAAACTTTTCAATGTTTTCACCCTAGAAAAGGGGCCAAAGGTACATCACAGATAGTTTCCATCTGTCATTTAAGTCCTCTACACAAGCAGAAGCAAATGTCATAGAATGTGAAATGTGTAATATGCATTCTGCAAAAGTGACTATACAGTCTGGACCCGCCAATAGACAGATGAACAAATAATGAAACCTAGAATATCTTCAATGATTAGGCCCACAGATCATGACAGATGACCTGTAAGAAAGGGTGGATATACATGCAAGATCACTAGTTTATTTCTCAATTCCATTGAAATGGCTGGAAGACTACAGATCTTCACCCCATATTACTAATAAGAGTGGTAGAGGACTAAAAATAGTTAATGTGGAATAACCATAACATTGAATCTAACAAGCAATAGTATTATCCTTACATGATTTTTTGTAAGGTAATGGAGAATGATCGACATGGGTCCAAATGGTAGCAACAAGTTGATCTTTACTGTGAATATAACAACTTTTACACTCTTCCATAGACGTTCAAGTAATCTTGAAAGGGTCCATGATATAGAAACATTTGAAAGTGCCAGATTATGAGGTATTTCTATGGGCGATGTCTTTCTTGCAGATTGTGATGAACCGACAAGAGTCTCCATCTCAATTTCCAAGTCTTCCCTTTCGGATCCCATCTGCATATCCAAGCCAATATAAATACAGTTAATtagtaagaaaaaagaaaaggtgcTCAAGAAACTAAACTATCTTGGTAATTTTGAAAGTAATGTCTTTTTTTCAGAGAATAATGGTGGAACACCATTGTGAAACTTAGAACCTCCCCCCAACATGTGTTAAAGAGTAAGATGCCAGTCAATAGGCCCAAAGTCCTGTTGGCCATTTCGGATATAATAACATTCTATGCTTAAAGACAGTGTCAGAAAGGGGAAAGTCTTACTAACCAATTGATGTACCATATTAGACTCAAACAAAATCAGTCCTTAACAAGGATGCATCCTCACACAAATACaaccataaaataataataatacctCCTTGATAAGATGCATTATGTTTGCAAAAATCAAGTGTAGAAGTGTACATTAGGCCACTGCATGCTTGATCAGACAATTTTCTATGTCATACAGCCCTCTTGTGTCATCACACTAAATTAGGTGGGAATCATGTTTCCATCTCAGCAGAAATGCCTGTAATATGTTGCATGGGTAACCCTTTGATGCAACTAGTACAGAATATCAGCCTTTCGTTTTTCGTCTAACATAGTTCAGGTGTCACCATATACCATCCAAGTCAGTATTAGTGCaatggatgataattttaatatattttttactatCAATTTTCAATGCTTGGTATAAAAATTAATGTGTAAAATGATAGTCCTCTTTTTACTAACATCACCTGACAACTTAATATATCAGTCATTATACATCCGAGCACTTTGTtcattaaatatctaaaaaaagaataaaaaatattaggtGGTCCATCTTGACCAAGATAGCAGTTTATATCAGTATAAGTCAGCCACCGAGATTGTCAAGATCCAGGAGTTAAAACCTTGGTGCCAATACAAGAATTTGTATATCTGGCATTATGCCCCACTAATAAAGAACCTCACTTCAGCATTTGTACCTCAAGTTTTAATAGAACTAAATCCCAGAATTGTCATTACAAAACCATCGCAGAAAAGTATGCTGAAAATTCATTTCCTCAATACTCATCAGCCTCATCCTATGAGACTACAGCTGATGAAGCCAGTAATCCTAACTCTATCATAGGTTGCTCCACAATTACATTATGGTATCATTTTGATCGAAACCTAATTTCATGGAGGTTTAGGAAGTAATCGACAATTCATGGTCGCATGTAGAATATTAAAGGACTCTCATTGAAATTGGTAGAACATTGATCTACTTCAAGATTTCAGCAATGATAGTGCAAGTTCTATGGATATTGATTCTATCCTTCATGCATGCACCAAACATATAGGGGTATCAATGTATGTTGTGTTGGTACCGAGACCCATATTAGTTGTCCAGCGGTATAGTATGAAAAGGGAGGGGGAGAGGGGAGAAGGAACAAGAggaggaggggagagagagagagggagggggagggggggggtAGGGCTTTCAAGCATCCTCTCCTCCAACCGCATGAAAACAAGggtagatagagagagagagagagagagaggtccctccCTTTCGAGCTCCAATTTCATTGAAAAAGTTGGgggggggagggagagggagggggagatagagagagggagagagagggtatTCAAGCCCCCTCTCCTCCACCATACGAAAATAGGGCCAGACCCCTATTtcattggagagagagagagagggagggagaggctgAAAGAGGGAGGGAGGGTGGAGAGTCCCAGGCTGTGGCCATGCAAACAGGAGTGCCCCTGTTTCAAAACGAAATAGGGACTCCACTC
Proteins encoded in this region:
- the LOC105053019 gene encoding vacuolar cation/proton exchanger 3 isoform X1 — its product is MGSEREDLEIEMETLVGSSQSARKTSPIEIPHNLALSNVSISWTLSRLLERLWKSVKVVIFTVKINLLLPFGPMSIILHYLTKNHGLVFSFSLIGIAPLAERLGYATEQLAFYTGPTVGGLLNATFGNATEMIIAIYALKNGMIRVVQQSLLGSILSNMLLVLGCAFLAGGIVHCEKDQVFNKAAAVVNSGLLLMAVMGLLFPAVLHFTHSEVQYGESEVSLSRFSSCVMLVAYASYLVFQLKSHRNLYSPIDEEERQNEDDLDEVEVPELGQWEAISWLAFLTIWVSILSEYLVNAIEGASDSLNLPVSFISVILLPIVGNAAEHASAIMFAMKDKLDITLGVAIGSSTQISMFVIPFCVVVGWIMGKRMDLNFQLFETATLFITVLVVAFMLQEGTTNYFKGLMLILCYLIVAASFFVHVDPPDGNV
- the LOC105053019 gene encoding vacuolar cation/proton exchanger 3 isoform X2, encoding MGSEREDLEIEMETLVGSSQSARKTSPIEIPHNLALSNVSISWTLSRLLERLWKSVKVVIFTVKINLLLPFGPMSIILHYLTKNHGLVFSFSLIGIAPLAERLGYATEQLAFYTGPTVGGLLNATFGNATEMIIAIYALKNGMIRVVQQSLLGSILSNMLLVLGCAFLAGGIVHCEKDQVFNKAAAVVNSGLLLMAVMGLLFPAVLHFTHSEVQYGESEVSLSRFSSCVMLVAYASYLVFQLKSHRNLYSPIDEEERQNEDDLDEVEVPELGQWEAISWLAFLTIWVSILSEYLVNAIEGASDSLNLPVSFISVILLPIVGNAAEHASAIMFAMKDKLDITLGVAIGSSTQISMFVIPFCVVVGWIMGKRMDLNFQLFETATLFITVLVVAFMLQEGTTNYFKGLMLILCYLIVAASFFVHVDPPDGR